One Candidatus Niyogibacteria bacterium DNA window includes the following coding sequences:
- a CDS encoding 50S ribosomal protein L35: MTTKTNKSFAKRLKITKKGKVLRRVPGQNHFNAKKSRQKQLHQKKLTGFNIGKKELGHYLPFN, translated from the coding sequence ATGACCACTAAAACCAACAAATCATTCGCCAAAAGATTAAAAATCACCAAAAAAGGCAAAGTGTTGAGGCGCGTTCCCGGGCAGAATCATTTCAACGCCAAAAAATCGCGCCAAAAACAGCTCCATCAAAAAAAATTAACGGGATTTAATATCGGCAAAAAAGAATTGGGCCATTATTTGCCGTTTAATTAA
- the infC gene encoding translation initiation factor IF-3 gives MGKEGENMGIVNLSEALAKAKEAGLDLIEISPKAQPPVCRIMDYGKYIYLQEKKARETKKAHRIELREIRVSIGTSQHDLELKARKAAQFLKEGDRVKIDLFLKGRAKYLDKEFLQERLNRLLHLIPEKHKTVDGPKKGPRGISIIMEKEK, from the coding sequence TTGGGAAAAGAAGGAGAAAATATGGGTATTGTGAATCTTTCCGAAGCGCTGGCCAAAGCCAAAGAAGCCGGGCTTGATCTGATAGAAATTTCTCCAAAAGCCCAGCCGCCGGTCTGCCGGATTATGGATTACGGAAAATACATTTATCTTCAGGAAAAGAAAGCCCGCGAAACGAAAAAAGCGCATAGAATTGAGCTCCGAGAAATCAGAGTCAGTATCGGAACTTCCCAGCACGATCTTGAACTTAAAGCCAGAAAAGCGGCGCAGTTTTTGAAAGAAGGCGACCGCGTCAAAATAGATTTATTTTTAAAGGGAAGGGCAAAATATCTGGACAAAGAATTTCTTCAAGAACGGCTGAACCGCCTTCTTCACTTAATTCCGGAAAAACATAAAACTGTGGACGGCCCCAAAAAAGGGCCGCGCGGCATATCAATCATAATGGAAAAAGAAAAATAA
- the smpB gene encoding SsrA-binding protein SmpB — MAKIIQNKKAFFDYEILEKFEAGLGLKGYEVKALKNGRGSIMGARVLIRGGEAFVVGMDIAPYQPGNAPAGYDSGRTRRLLLHKKEIRYLEGKANERGLTLVPISVYTKGNLIKLEFGAGRGKKKSDKRETIKKREAQRKIERALKF, encoded by the coding sequence ATGGCCAAAATTATTCAAAATAAAAAAGCTTTTTTTGATTACGAAATTCTGGAAAAATTTGAAGCGGGGCTGGGATTAAAAGGTTATGAAGTCAAAGCGTTGAAAAACGGCCGAGGCAGCATTATGGGAGCGAGAGTGCTGATTCGGGGAGGCGAGGCGTTTGTCGTGGGAATGGATATTGCGCCGTATCAACCGGGCAACGCGCCGGCTGGTTATGATTCCGGCCGAACCAGGCGTTTGCTTCTGCATAAGAAAGAAATAAGATATTTGGAAGGAAAGGCCAACGAACGAGGCTTGACTTTGGTGCCGATTAGTGTTTATACTAAAGGCAATCTTATAAAGCTTGAATTTGGCGCCGGGCGCGGCAAGAAAAAAAGCGATAAGCGCGAAACGATTAAAAAGCGCGAAGCGCAGAGAAAAATAGAAAGAGCTTTGAAATTTTGA
- a CDS encoding CTP synthase yields the protein MTIKSKFIFVTGGVCSSLGKGIASASLGMLLKSSGLKIFVMKMDPYLNVDPGTMNPAQHGEVFVSDDGAETDLDLGHYERMLNQPITKISSVSSGQIYNEVTKKERKGDFLGETIQIIPHITNEIKIKILAAAEKSNADVVIVEIGGTVGDIEGESFLEAIRQLRDELPADFTLSVHLSLLIYLESSDELKTKPTQHSVALLRKYGVRPDIILARTDREIPENALNKISKFCGVPKKAVIPAPTVKNIYEIPLNFQTGKIVELIGEKLGFNNLKPDLNQWNNLVETVKSVQNPESQIKIAIVGKYFDKGADVYISVVEALKHAAWNFKRNPVIDFINSENFEAGFNICNLLKYAGVVVPGGFGKRGTEGIIDAISFCRKNAIPYLGLCFGMQLAAVEFARNAAGLNEAHTTEINPETKYPVIDLMLSQKQVNKKGGTMRLGKYACCLNEKSISRSCYGKDTIEERHRHRYEFNNQYREALEKFGLVIAGVSPDKKLVEIVELAKDEHPFFVGVQFHPEFLSRPLNPHPLFKGFIKAALERKNKK from the coding sequence ATGACGATAAAAAGCAAATTTATTTTTGTCACCGGCGGAGTTTGTTCTTCGCTTGGAAAAGGAATAGCATCAGCGTCTTTAGGAATGCTGTTAAAATCTTCCGGTCTGAAAATCTTCGTAATGAAAATGGATCCTTATCTTAATGTTGACCCCGGCACAATGAATCCGGCTCAACACGGAGAAGTTTTTGTCTCCGATGACGGAGCGGAAACAGACCTGGATTTAGGCCATTACGAAAGAATGCTTAATCAACCGATTACTAAAATAAGCAGTGTTTCGTCCGGGCAGATTTACAATGAAGTAACGAAAAAAGAAAGAAAGGGAGATTTTTTGGGAGAAACAATCCAAATAATTCCTCATATAACCAACGAGATTAAAATAAAAATTTTGGCTGCCGCGGAAAAAAGCAACGCCGATGTCGTGATCGTGGAAATCGGCGGAACCGTCGGCGATATTGAAGGAGAATCGTTTCTGGAAGCGATTCGCCAATTAAGAGATGAACTGCCCGCTGATTTTACGCTTTCCGTTCATTTAAGCCTCTTGATTTACCTTGAAAGTTCGGATGAACTGAAAACAAAACCAACCCAGCATTCAGTCGCGCTTCTTAGGAAATACGGCGTTAGGCCGGATATTATTTTAGCGCGAACAGACAGAGAAATTCCGGAAAACGCGCTCAATAAAATTTCAAAGTTTTGCGGCGTTCCGAAAAAAGCGGTCATTCCCGCTCCGACGGTAAAGAATATTTATGAGATTCCTCTTAATTTTCAGACAGGAAAGATCGTTGAATTGATCGGAGAAAAATTAGGATTTAACAATCTTAAACCCGATCTTAATCAATGGAACAATCTCGTTGAAACCGTCAAAAGCGTCCAAAACCCTGAAAGTCAGATTAAAATCGCGATTGTCGGAAAGTATTTTGACAAAGGAGCGGATGTTTACATTTCCGTGGTAGAAGCGTTAAAACACGCCGCTTGGAATTTTAAAAGAAATCCGGTTATTGATTTCATAAATTCTGAAAACTTTGAGGCCGGTTTTAATATCTGTAATTTATTAAAATACGCCGGCGTTGTCGTGCCGGGAGGGTTTGGCAAGAGAGGAACGGAAGGAATTATTGACGCCATCTCTTTCTGCCGAAAAAACGCCATCCCTTATCTGGGATTATGTTTTGGCATGCAATTAGCAGCCGTAGAATTTGCCAGAAATGCCGCCGGCTTGAATGAAGCTCATACGACGGAAATCAATCCTGAAACAAAATATCCGGTCATTGACCTGATGTTAAGCCAAAAACAGGTGAATAAAAAAGGCGGAACAATGCGTTTGGGAAAATACGCTTGCTGCCTTAATGAAAAATCTATCAGCAGAAGTTGTTACGGAAAAGATACGATTGAAGAAAGGCACCGACATAGATATGAATTTAACAATCAATACCGGGAGGCATTGGAAAAATTCGGGCTGGTAATCGCCGGAGTTTCGCCGGATAAGAAACTGGTTGAAATTGTGGAATTAGCCAAAGATGAACATCCTTTTTTTGTCGGCGTCCAATTCCATCCGGAATTTCTGTCGCGGCCGCTCAATCCTCATCCGTTGTTCAAGGGATTTATCAAAGCCGCTCTTGAAAGAAAAAATAAAAAATAA